A section of the Oncorhynchus nerka isolate Pitt River linkage group LG3, Oner_Uvic_2.0, whole genome shotgun sequence genome encodes:
- the fgf9 gene encoding fibroblast growth factor 4A — MLITMDAYLLFPCLMMLLAMCMDYHCADANEDQGNQLRGLWRLSMKDPKQKGVPPPHPIRGLVKQQLLYCRVGIGYHLQVLSNGTVGGVHEPTEHSLLKVFAMKRGVVGIRGIKTGLYICMSQEGIAHGAVQFSSDCLFKESLEENHYTTFSSLSHPGIYLALSHKGEAKRGTSVGRLQPCTHFLPRRAP; from the exons ATGCTGATCACTATGGATGCCTACCTGCTGTTCCCGTGCCTGATGATGCTACTGGCTATGTGTATGGATTATCACTGTGCAGATGCAAATGAAGACCAGGGCAATCAACTGCGAGGCCTCTGGAGGTTGTCAATGAAAGACCCAAAGCAGAAAG gtgtgCCACCTCCTCATCCAATCAGAGGATTGGTTAAACAACAGCTGCTGTACTGCCGTGTTGGGATAGGATACCATCTCCAGGTCCTGTCCAATGGAACTGTAGGAGGAGTGCATGAACCAACTGAACATA GCTTGCTGAAGGTGTTTGCCATGAAGCGTGGTGTTGTGGGCATCAGAGGCATCAAGACTGGCTTGTATATCTGTATGAGCCAAGAGGGCATCGCACACGGAGCA GTACAGTTCTCATCTGACTGTCTGTTCAAGGAGAGCCTGGAGGAGAACCACTACACCACCTTTTCCTCCCTGTCTCATCCAGGCATCTACTTGGCCCTGTCTCATAAAGGAGAGGCCAAGAGGGGGACCAGCGTTGGGAGACTCCAGCCCTGCACACACTTCCTCCCTCGCAGAGCTCCATAA